A genomic segment from Dermatobacter hominis encodes:
- a CDS encoding cyclase family protein, translating to MPLPAEIDELSRKVSNWGRWGDDDELGCGNLLTEESTRRGVAAARRGRRISLAADLKQDGIQVGQPARRYNPILSVTSLNERDEFAPGIWEGTDDLVTMSTCAGTHIDALSHVSYDGFLYNGVPTSAVTAQYGATKLGAERLPQIVTRGLVLDIARLKGVDALDEISPGYAITADDLAAAAEQAAVSPEPGDVILVRTGQMRYYLAGDRKRYTVGTDFSQPGLSVDAVPWIREHDLAGAFVDTYAYEAFPPTQPDWSDCLAVHLLQIRDMGLIQGQNWDLEELAEACAEEERGEVLLLASPEPLVGATSTPVSPVAVL from the coding sequence GTGCCACTTCCCGCTGAGATCGATGAACTGTCCCGGAAGGTCTCCAACTGGGGCCGCTGGGGCGACGACGACGAGCTCGGGTGCGGCAACCTCCTGACCGAGGAGTCGACGCGGCGGGGCGTGGCCGCGGCCCGCCGCGGCCGGCGCATCTCGCTGGCCGCCGACCTCAAGCAGGACGGCATCCAGGTGGGCCAACCGGCGCGCCGGTACAACCCGATCCTGTCGGTCACCTCGCTGAACGAGCGCGACGAGTTCGCGCCGGGCATCTGGGAGGGCACCGACGACCTCGTCACCATGTCGACGTGCGCGGGCACGCACATCGACGCGCTGAGCCACGTCTCCTACGACGGGTTCCTCTACAACGGCGTGCCGACCTCGGCGGTGACCGCGCAGTACGGCGCGACCAAGCTCGGCGCCGAGCGCCTGCCGCAGATCGTCACGCGGGGCCTCGTCCTCGACATCGCCCGGCTGAAGGGCGTCGACGCCCTCGACGAGATCTCGCCCGGGTACGCGATCACGGCCGACGACCTGGCCGCCGCGGCCGAGCAGGCGGCGGTCTCGCCCGAGCCCGGTGACGTGATCCTCGTCCGCACCGGCCAGATGCGGTACTACCTGGCCGGCGACCGCAAGCGGTACACGGTGGGCACCGACTTCAGCCAGCCCGGCCTGTCGGTGGACGCCGTGCCGTGGATCCGCGAGCACGACCTCGCCGGAGCGTTCGTCGACACCTACGCCTACGAGGCGTTCCCCCCGACCCAGCCCGACTGGTCCGACTGCCTGGCGGTCCACCTGCTGCAGATCCGCGACATGGGGCTGATCCAGGGCCAGAACTGGGACCTCGAGGAGCTGGCCGAGGCCTGTGCCGAGGAGGAGCGCGGCGAGGTGCTGCTCCTCGCCTCGCCCGAACCGCTGGTCGGCGCGACGTCGACGCCGGTCTCCCCGGTCGCCGTGCTCTGA
- a CDS encoding alcohol dehydrogenase catalytic domain-containing protein, with amino-acid sequence MRAIVWDGKAASVESDIQVRDLRPGEVRVRIESAGLCHSDVSVLNGTIMFPPPVVLGHEGAGEIVAVAPDVTNVAVGDHVVLSTLGNCGQCAACDSGKPTFCRVGQGKLSRPFTKGEGEDVQKVFQFANLGVFCEETVVKATQAVKIPDDVPLASASLIGCGVLTGVGAVFNRAKVQHGESVVVIGVGGIGLNVIQGAALSDALPVIAVDTNPAKESYAKLFGATHFICPDGPDFDLVEAVKEICPNGVDYVFECVGSTALIKTSTDLLDWGGTVVMLGVPKMGSEASFVVSTMYNDKTIMGCRYGSARPQFDIPLMVKLYQAGRLKLDELVSQTYPLEDFQKALDELHDGKLARGVLTVPA; translated from the coding sequence ATGAGAGCGATCGTGTGGGACGGCAAGGCCGCGTCCGTCGAGTCCGACATCCAGGTCCGTGACCTGCGCCCCGGCGAGGTGCGGGTGCGCATCGAGTCGGCGGGCCTCTGCCACAGCGACGTGTCGGTGCTGAACGGCACGATCATGTTCCCGCCGCCGGTCGTGCTCGGCCACGAGGGCGCGGGCGAGATCGTGGCCGTCGCCCCCGACGTCACCAACGTGGCGGTCGGCGACCACGTCGTCCTGTCGACGCTCGGCAACTGCGGCCAGTGCGCCGCCTGCGACAGCGGCAAGCCGACCTTCTGCCGAGTCGGGCAGGGCAAGCTCTCGCGCCCGTTCACCAAGGGCGAGGGCGAGGACGTCCAGAAGGTGTTCCAGTTCGCCAACCTCGGCGTCTTCTGCGAGGAGACCGTCGTCAAGGCGACCCAGGCGGTGAAGATCCCCGACGACGTGCCGCTCGCCTCGGCATCGCTGATCGGCTGCGGCGTCCTCACCGGCGTCGGCGCCGTGTTCAACCGGGCCAAGGTCCAGCACGGCGAGTCGGTCGTCGTGATCGGCGTCGGCGGCATCGGGCTCAACGTCATCCAGGGCGCCGCGCTGTCGGACGCGCTGCCGGTGATCGCCGTCGACACCAACCCGGCCAAGGAGAGCTACGCCAAGCTCTTCGGCGCCACGCACTTCATCTGCCCCGACGGCCCCGACTTCGACCTCGTCGAGGCGGTCAAGGAGATCTGCCCGAACGGCGTCGACTACGTCTTCGAGTGCGTCGGCTCGACGGCGCTCATCAAGACCTCGACCGACCTCCTCGACTGGGGCGGCACCGTCGTCATGCTCGGCGTCCCGAAGATGGGCTCCGAGGCGAGCTTCGTCGTGTCGACCATGTACAACGACAAGACGATCATGGGCTGCCGCTACGGCTCCGCCCGGCCGCAGTTCGACATCCCCCTGATGGTGAAGCTGTACCAGGCCGGCCGCCTCAAGCTCGACGAGCTCGTGTCGCAGACCTATCCGCTCGAGGACTTCCAGAAGGCGCTCGACGAGCTGCACGACGGCAAGCTCGCCCGCGGCGTGCTCACCGTCCCGGCCTGA
- a CDS encoding YceH family protein codes for MVDLPDELELSDPQTRVLGCLLEKQATTPDAYPLTLKALTTACNQTSSRDPVVDYDANLVETTCQALKAKGLLRIVHPASGERATKYRQILDEQLGLDAAEKAIIAVLLLRGAQTVPELRSRTERLHAFAGQEEVESVLVALAARTDRPLVRLLERAAGQREARWMQLLQHDADGRAEAAATATTASSGAPGRAAASPGRVDELEARVEALEGRLSQLVAALDGLVELPDPVQQGADPSPATD; via the coding sequence ATGGTCGACCTGCCCGACGAGCTCGAGCTCTCCGATCCCCAGACGCGCGTGCTCGGCTGCCTGCTCGAGAAGCAGGCGACCACGCCCGACGCCTACCCGCTCACGCTGAAGGCGCTGACCACGGCGTGCAACCAGACGTCGAGCAGGGACCCGGTCGTCGACTACGACGCCAACCTGGTCGAGACGACGTGCCAGGCGCTCAAGGCCAAGGGCCTCCTGCGCATCGTGCACCCGGCCAGCGGCGAGCGGGCGACGAAGTACCGCCAGATCCTCGACGAGCAGCTCGGCCTCGACGCGGCCGAGAAGGCGATCATCGCCGTGCTGCTGCTCCGCGGCGCGCAGACGGTGCCAGAGCTCCGGAGCCGGACCGAGCGCCTGCACGCCTTCGCCGGGCAGGAAGAGGTCGAGTCCGTGCTCGTGGCGCTCGCGGCGCGGACCGACCGGCCGCTCGTGCGGCTGCTCGAGCGCGCCGCCGGCCAGCGCGAGGCGCGCTGGATGCAGCTCCTGCAGCACGACGCCGACGGGCGGGCCGAGGCCGCGGCGACGGCGACGACGGCGTCGAGCGGCGCACCGGGCCGGGCGGCCGCGTCCCCGGGCCGGGTCGACGAGCTCGAGGCGCGCGTCGAGGCGCTCGAGGGGCGGCTCTCCCAGCTGGTCGCCGCGCTCGACGGCCTGGTCGAGCTGCCCGATCCGGTCCAACAGGGCGCAGACCCGTCGCCGGCGACCGACTGA
- a CDS encoding aldehyde dehydrogenase family protein yields the protein MSDSTYRLTIGGESVEGAAGTYDIVNPATEEVTGRAPEASVDQANAAVEAAAEAFPAWSRTTPEERAELLDRAADLIEAHRKEIVPVLQAETGATARTVKSMQFFPATARLRRYAKGALEPTITPLPPAVMPTTPLAPGGLISAVANRQPVGVVTCITSYNVPMTNMAGKIGPALAMGNTVIVKPAPQDPLGVLRMVELMNEAGFPPGVVNVVTGQDIAPSEAVVAHPATDMVSFTGSTGVGQRIGAVCGSQMKRQLMELGGKGACIVFDDADLKAAIGGISSVWGFHSGQICTSPTRVIVQRGVYDALVGGLQKAAGHMKVGDPTDPDTVVGPVITGAHRERIEGYVRTGIDEGATVAVGGGRGGFDTGFYVEPTLLVDCTNEMTPVREELFGPVVVVVPVDDEDEAVAIANDSDYGLYSYVFSGDTSRAWNVARQLRSGNVGINSLQRNHEAPFGGFKQSGVGRDGGSYGLLAYSELQSIVWPS from the coding sequence TTGTCGGATTCCACGTACCGCCTGACGATCGGCGGCGAGTCCGTCGAGGGTGCCGCCGGCACCTACGACATCGTGAACCCGGCCACCGAGGAGGTGACCGGTCGTGCGCCCGAGGCGTCGGTCGACCAGGCCAACGCGGCGGTCGAGGCCGCGGCCGAGGCCTTCCCGGCCTGGTCGCGCACCACGCCCGAGGAGCGCGCCGAGCTGCTCGACCGCGCCGCGGACCTGATCGAGGCGCACCGCAAGGAGATCGTCCCGGTCCTGCAGGCCGAGACCGGCGCCACGGCGCGCACGGTCAAGTCCATGCAGTTCTTCCCGGCCACGGCCCGCCTGCGCCGCTACGCCAAGGGCGCGCTCGAGCCGACGATCACGCCGCTGCCGCCGGCGGTCATGCCGACGACGCCGCTGGCGCCGGGCGGCCTGATCTCCGCCGTGGCCAACCGCCAGCCGGTCGGCGTGGTCACCTGCATCACCTCGTACAACGTCCCGATGACCAACATGGCCGGCAAGATCGGCCCGGCCCTCGCCATGGGCAACACGGTCATCGTCAAGCCGGCGCCGCAGGACCCGCTCGGCGTGCTCCGCATGGTCGAGCTGATGAACGAGGCCGGCTTCCCGCCCGGCGTCGTCAACGTGGTCACCGGCCAGGACATCGCCCCGTCCGAGGCCGTCGTCGCCCACCCCGCCACCGACATGGTCTCCTTCACCGGCTCGACCGGCGTCGGCCAGCGGATCGGCGCGGTGTGCGGGTCGCAGATGAAGCGCCAGCTCATGGAGCTCGGCGGCAAGGGCGCCTGCATCGTCTTCGACGACGCCGACCTGAAGGCCGCCATCGGCGGGATCAGCTCGGTGTGGGGCTTCCACTCCGGCCAGATCTGCACGTCGCCCACCCGCGTCATCGTCCAGCGCGGCGTGTACGACGCGCTGGTCGGCGGGCTGCAGAAGGCGGCGGGCCACATGAAGGTCGGCGATCCCACCGATCCCGACACGGTCGTCGGCCCGGTCATCACGGGCGCGCACCGCGAGCGCATCGAGGGCTACGTCCGGACCGGCATCGACGAGGGCGCGACGGTCGCCGTCGGCGGCGGTCGCGGCGGGTTCGACACCGGCTTCTACGTCGAGCCGACCCTGCTCGTCGACTGCACGAACGAGATGACCCCGGTCCGCGAGGAGCTCTTCGGGCCGGTCGTGGTCGTCGTGCCCGTCGACGACGAGGACGAGGCCGTCGCCATCGCCAACGACAGCGACTACGGCCTCTACAGCTACGTCTTCTCCGGCGACACGTCCCGCGCGTGGAACGTCGCCCGCCAGCTGCGGTCCGGCAACGTCGGCATCAACTCGCTGCAGCGCAACCACGAGGCGCCCTTCGGCGGCTTCAAGCAGTCGGGCGTCGGCCGCGACGGCGGCAGCTACGGCCTCCTGGCCTACTCCGAGCTGCAGTCGATCGTCTGGCCCAGCTGA
- a CDS encoding amidohydrolase family protein codes for MSDASQTSDQGAPQRVRDLPPNEIPKIVSVDDHIIEPPNVWTDRIPSKYADVMPRSVRMRGTMNFVGGVFSFEETEDGDEADWWQYEDGRYPITRLECAVGFDRSEVTVRGITYEEMRKGCWDPKARLEDMDANWTEASMSFPSSFPRFCGQRFYEAKDKELADLCVKAYNDWQVDEWCGDSNGRLIPCIIVQLWDPQAAAAEIRRNAARGVRGMTFSEIPPYLGLPSIHDADGYWDPVFEACAETGVVVNMHIGSSSKMPSTSPDAPAAVGSTLTFNNAMASMTDFLFSGVLARYPDLKLAYSEGQIGWIPYIVERADKVWEDNRAWGGFGDKVPEPPSTYYYRQIYGCFFDDEYGLDNIEKVGVDNICFETDYPHSDSTWPHSRETALKLMGDLSPELFRKFVRGNAIDLLSLDLEP; via the coding sequence ATGAGCGACGCGTCGCAGACCTCGGATCAGGGCGCCCCACAGCGGGTCCGTGACCTCCCACCGAACGAGATCCCCAAGATCGTCTCGGTCGACGACCACATCATCGAGCCGCCGAACGTGTGGACCGATCGGATCCCCTCCAAGTACGCGGACGTGATGCCGCGCTCGGTGCGCATGCGCGGGACGATGAACTTCGTCGGCGGCGTGTTCTCCTTCGAGGAGACCGAGGACGGCGACGAGGCCGACTGGTGGCAGTACGAGGACGGCCGGTACCCGATCACCCGCCTCGAGTGCGCCGTCGGCTTCGACCGCTCCGAGGTGACGGTCCGGGGCATCACCTACGAGGAGATGCGCAAGGGCTGCTGGGACCCCAAGGCCCGCCTCGAGGACATGGACGCGAACTGGACCGAGGCGTCCATGTCGTTCCCGTCGAGCTTCCCCCGCTTCTGCGGCCAGCGCTTCTACGAGGCGAAGGACAAGGAGCTCGCCGACCTGTGCGTCAAGGCCTACAACGACTGGCAGGTCGACGAGTGGTGCGGTGACTCGAACGGTCGCCTGATCCCCTGCATCATCGTGCAGCTCTGGGACCCGCAGGCCGCCGCCGCGGAGATCCGGCGCAACGCCGCCCGCGGCGTCCGGGGCATGACCTTCTCGGAGATCCCGCCCTATCTCGGCCTCCCGTCGATCCACGACGCCGACGGCTACTGGGACCCGGTGTTCGAGGCCTGCGCCGAGACCGGCGTGGTCGTCAACATGCACATCGGCTCCAGCTCGAAGATGCCGTCGACCTCGCCCGACGCGCCCGCTGCGGTGGGCTCGACGCTGACGTTCAACAACGCCATGGCGTCGATGACCGACTTCCTCTTCTCCGGCGTGCTCGCCCGCTACCCCGACCTCAAGCTCGCCTACTCCGAGGGCCAGATCGGCTGGATCCCCTACATCGTCGAGCGGGCCGACAAGGTCTGGGAGGACAACCGGGCCTGGGGCGGCTTCGGCGACAAGGTCCCCGAGCCCCCGTCGACCTACTACTACCGCCAGATCTACGGCTGCTTCTTCGACGACGAGTACGGCCTCGACAACATCGAGAAGGTCGGCGTCGACAACATCTGCTTCGAGACCGACTACCCGCACTCGGACTCGACCTGGCCCCACTCCCGGGAGACCGCCCTCAAGCTCATGGGCGACCTGAGCCCGGAGCTGTTCCGGAAGTTCGTGCGGGGCAACGCCATCGACCTGCTCTCCCTCGACCTGGAGCCCTGA
- a CDS encoding SDR family NAD(P)-dependent oxidoreductase has protein sequence MSVGLEGRGIVVTGGGSGIGAATCRLLALKGAKVGVLDRKRETAEEVAAEIGGLALHCDVGDSEAVDAALARADAELGGLSGLVNNAGIGNLKPFEDYTDRDIELIWRVNFFGTYACLRAAVPFLRATAEQRGAPSSAVNMASVSGVRPTRGEAPYSAAKAATVALTSSAALEWAPTVRVNCVSPGFVHTALNDVLVTDPAGRKGIEDRTPMGRVGSAAETASLIAFLLSDETGYITGQNVVIDGGTMLPNEQMDPVLGPLLEMFGGG, from the coding sequence GTGAGCGTCGGGCTGGAGGGCCGCGGGATCGTCGTCACCGGCGGCGGGTCGGGCATCGGCGCCGCCACGTGCCGCCTGCTCGCGCTCAAGGGCGCGAAGGTCGGCGTGCTCGACCGCAAGCGGGAGACGGCCGAGGAGGTCGCCGCCGAGATCGGTGGGCTGGCGCTGCACTGCGACGTCGGCGACAGCGAGGCCGTCGACGCCGCGCTCGCCCGGGCCGACGCCGAGCTCGGCGGGCTGTCGGGGCTGGTCAACAACGCCGGCATCGGCAACCTCAAGCCGTTCGAGGACTACACCGACCGCGACATCGAGCTGATCTGGCGGGTCAACTTCTTCGGCACGTACGCCTGCCTCCGGGCCGCGGTGCCGTTCCTGCGGGCCACGGCGGAGCAGCGCGGGGCGCCGTCGTCCGCGGTCAACATGGCGAGCGTGTCGGGCGTGCGCCCGACACGGGGCGAGGCGCCGTACTCCGCGGCCAAGGCCGCCACGGTCGCGCTGACCTCGTCGGCGGCCCTGGAGTGGGCGCCGACGGTCCGGGTGAACTGCGTGTCGCCCGGCTTCGTCCACACGGCGCTCAACGACGTGCTCGTCACCGACCCCGCGGGTCGCAAGGGGATCGAGGACCGCACGCCGATGGGCCGGGTCGGCTCGGCCGCCGAGACGGCGAGCCTGATCGCCTTCCTCCTGTCGGACGAGACCGGCTACATCACCGGCCAGAACGTGGTGATCGACGGCGGGACGATGCTCCCGAACGAGCAGATGGACCCGGTGCTCGGGCCCCTGCTCGAGATGTTCGGCGGCGGCTGA
- a CDS encoding EthD domain-containing protein, with protein sequence MVKMFALLRRREGMSTEEFRAHWRDVHGPLIRDTPELARHIVRYEQHPRHRPDALSGTAGVDGVAVQWFRSIDDFLAFISEPGYQELIAPDERRFLDTDSIEFLITEEPNVVIAGPEGLGSGGTQGGAS encoded by the coding sequence ATGGTCAAGATGTTCGCGCTGCTGCGACGGCGGGAGGGCATGAGCACCGAGGAGTTCCGTGCCCACTGGCGCGACGTCCACGGCCCGCTGATCCGCGACACGCCCGAGCTGGCCCGCCACATCGTCCGCTACGAGCAGCACCCCCGGCACCGGCCCGACGCGCTCTCGGGCACCGCCGGCGTCGACGGCGTCGCCGTGCAGTGGTTCCGCTCGATCGACGACTTCCTCGCGTTCATCTCGGAGCCCGGCTACCAGGAGCTGATCGCCCCCGACGAGCGCCGGTTCCTCGACACCGACTCGATCGAGTTCCTCATCACCGAGGAGCCGAACGTCGTCATCGCCGGGCCCGAGGGGCTCGGGAGCGGTGGGACCCAGGGGGGCGCGTCGTGA
- a CDS encoding cyclic nucleotide-binding domain-containing protein: protein MTPRRDSHSQIRTLPMFAGCTEAELDEIDRLADEVHVPAGKTVMRQGDLGQEFAVIIAGEADVVKDGVTVATLGPGAYFGEVALLDAVTRTASIVATTDMTLEVIDRRGFNTLLDDLPRLSRSMLRGTAKRLAQLEDECQHLRHQLASRN, encoded by the coding sequence GTGACGCCTCGCAGGGACTCCCACTCGCAGATCCGCACGCTGCCGATGTTCGCCGGCTGCACGGAGGCCGAGCTCGACGAGATCGACCGGCTGGCCGACGAGGTGCACGTCCCGGCGGGCAAGACCGTGATGCGCCAGGGCGACCTGGGCCAGGAGTTCGCCGTGATCATCGCCGGCGAGGCCGACGTGGTGAAGGACGGCGTGACGGTCGCGACGCTCGGCCCCGGCGCCTACTTCGGAGAGGTGGCGCTGCTCGACGCGGTCACCCGCACGGCCTCGATCGTCGCGACGACCGACATGACGCTTGAGGTCATCGACCGCCGGGGCTTCAACACCCTGCTCGACGACCTGCCCCGCCTGTCGCGCTCGATGCTGCGCGGCACCGCCAAGCGACTGGCCCAGCTGGAGGACGAGTGCCAGCACCTGCGCCACCAGCTCGCCAGCCGCAACTGA
- a CDS encoding YccF domain-containing protein: protein MKTIGNIIWFVLSGVWLGIGYMLAGVVACITIIGIPFGIQAFKLAGYVMWPFGRTLHESPGHRFSKGVMNIVWIIVGGLWLALLHLLFGVLLCLSILGIPFGIKNFSMAKLALFPFDYAVGPVADGTPAEAGPVVALD, encoded by the coding sequence GTGAAGACGATCGGCAACATCATCTGGTTCGTGCTGTCGGGCGTGTGGCTCGGCATCGGGTACATGCTCGCCGGGGTCGTGGCCTGCATCACGATCATCGGGATCCCCTTCGGCATCCAGGCGTTCAAGCTGGCCGGCTACGTGATGTGGCCGTTCGGGCGGACGCTCCACGAGAGCCCGGGCCACCGCTTCTCCAAGGGCGTGATGAACATCGTCTGGATCATCGTCGGCGGCCTCTGGCTGGCGCTGCTGCACCTCCTGTTCGGCGTGCTCCTCTGCCTGTCGATCCTGGGCATCCCGTTCGGGATCAAGAACTTCAGCATGGCGAAGCTGGCGCTCTTCCCGTTCGACTACGCCGTGGGGCCGGTGGCCGACGGGACGCCGGCCGAGGCCGGCCCGGTGGTCGCACTCGACTGA
- a CDS encoding alpha/beta fold hydrolase → MRVDIGDGVRLFVDVVGSGLRPDDDAMVPKPTLIVLHGGPGSDHSSFRPYMDRFADTHQVLLVDHRGNGRSDGWDDPASWNLDTWADDVVRLCDVLGIERPVVLGLSFGGFVAIRYAARHPDHPAAIVLASTKARTHEDESAARFHALGGERAEATYRRIYTDRDLAPDAWVDYVTVNMPLYNPTPSPFGPGRSIMNLELLVDFTGGEHVDMDLRDDVRRIAVPTLLLAGSEDPMTPPSCSEEILERLAPGLGTMAIVAGAGHGTFRDRPEESEAILRDFLAEEQVIARQA, encoded by the coding sequence ATGCGCGTCGACATCGGTGACGGGGTCCGGTTGTTCGTCGACGTCGTCGGCTCGGGCCTCCGGCCCGACGACGACGCCATGGTCCCGAAGCCCACGCTGATCGTCCTGCACGGTGGACCGGGGTCGGACCACTCGTCGTTCCGCCCGTACATGGACCGCTTCGCCGACACCCACCAGGTCCTGCTCGTGGACCACAGGGGCAACGGCCGCAGCGACGGGTGGGACGATCCGGCGAGCTGGAACCTGGACACCTGGGCCGACGACGTCGTCCGCCTCTGCGACGTGCTCGGGATCGAGCGCCCGGTGGTGCTCGGGCTGTCCTTCGGCGGCTTCGTCGCCATCCGCTACGCCGCCCGCCACCCCGACCACCCCGCGGCGATCGTGCTGGCCAGCACCAAGGCGCGCACGCACGAGGACGAGTCGGCCGCCCGCTTCCACGCCCTCGGCGGCGAGCGGGCCGAGGCGACCTACCGCCGCATCTACACCGACCGGGACCTCGCACCCGACGCGTGGGTCGACTACGTGACGGTCAACATGCCGCTGTACAACCCGACGCCGTCACCGTTCGGGCCGGGTCGGTCGATCATGAACCTCGAGCTGCTCGTCGACTTCACCGGTGGTGAGCACGTCGACATGGACCTCCGCGACGACGTCCGTCGGATCGCCGTGCCCACGCTCCTGCTGGCCGGCAGCGAGGACCCCATGACGCCGCCGTCGTGCTCCGAGGAGATCCTCGAGCGGCTGGCGCCGGGCCTGGGGACCATGGCGATCGTCGCCGGCGCCGGGCACGGCACGTTCCGCGACCGTCCCGAGGAGAGCGAGGCGATCCTGCGCGACTTCCTCGCCGAGGAGCAGGTGATCGCCCGCCAGGCCTGA
- a CDS encoding TIGR03619 family F420-dependent LLM class oxidoreductase, which yields MAAIIPAGTTAWGLQLPVQSKSTAYRQPWELDAGPAELATVATAADRAGAFYVAVCDHVGVPRPADEVMSDTWYDTIATLGWLAALTERVHLVSHVYVLPYRHPLQTAKSFVTLDALSGGRAVLGAGAGHLESEFEVLGVDYASRGRAVEDAIPVIRAAFEEEYPTIGGPGAEVGVGIAPRPVRPGGPPIWIGGSSPAAMRRAAELADGWLPQGPPKVGMRKGIAEIRERRTAAGLPEAFDMGTNVEPIHIGTPGFEVADWTLTGTPEEVAEGLAKYRRLDVNQWQLRFLGRSATEVAEQIERFGAEVWPLVMA from the coding sequence GTGGCCGCCATCATCCCTGCCGGCACCACCGCATGGGGGCTGCAGCTGCCCGTCCAGTCGAAGTCCACGGCGTACCGCCAGCCGTGGGAGCTCGACGCCGGGCCGGCGGAGCTGGCGACCGTCGCCACCGCGGCCGACCGGGCCGGGGCGTTCTACGTGGCGGTGTGCGATCACGTCGGCGTGCCCCGACCGGCCGACGAGGTCATGTCGGACACCTGGTACGACACCATCGCCACGCTGGGCTGGCTGGCCGCGCTCACCGAGCGCGTGCACCTCGTCAGCCACGTGTACGTCCTCCCGTACCGGCACCCGCTCCAGACGGCGAAGTCGTTCGTGACGCTCGACGCGCTGTCGGGCGGTCGCGCCGTGCTCGGGGCCGGGGCCGGCCACCTCGAGAGCGAGTTCGAGGTGCTCGGGGTCGACTACGCGTCCCGCGGCCGCGCCGTCGAGGACGCCATCCCGGTGATCCGCGCCGCGTTCGAGGAGGAGTACCCGACGATCGGCGGCCCGGGGGCCGAGGTCGGCGTCGGCATCGCGCCCCGACCGGTCCGCCCCGGCGGCCCGCCGATCTGGATCGGCGGCTCCTCGCCGGCGGCCATGCGCCGTGCCGCCGAGCTCGCCGACGGGTGGCTGCCGCAGGGCCCGCCCAAGGTCGGCATGCGCAAGGGCATCGCCGAGATCCGTGAGCGCCGCACCGCCGCCGGCCTGCCCGAGGCCTTCGACATGGGCACCAACGTCGAGCCGATCCACATCGGCACGCCGGGTTTCGAGGTGGCCGACTGGACCCTCACCGGCACGCCCGAGGAGGTGGCCGAGGGGCTCGCCAAGTACCGGCGCCTCGACGTCAACCAGTGGCAGCTCCGCTTCCTCGGCCGCTCCGCGACCGAGGTCGCCGAGCAGATCGAGCGCTTCGGCGCCGAGGTCTGGCCCCTCGTCATGGCCTGA
- a CDS encoding flavodoxin family protein, producing the protein MPRLLVVHHTPSPALHSMFTSVVEGASDPALADVEVVSRPALTAGPVDVLEADAVVVGGPVNLGYLAGAIKHFFDQIYYPCLDETVGLPFAAYLHGNDDLTGGRIALERITTGLRWRSVQPLVEVTGAPSNDDLAACWELGAATAAGLLG; encoded by the coding sequence GTGCCGCGCCTGCTCGTCGTGCACCACACGCCGTCGCCGGCGTTGCACTCGATGTTCACGTCGGTCGTCGAGGGCGCGTCGGACCCGGCGCTCGCCGACGTCGAGGTGGTGAGCCGCCCCGCCCTGACCGCCGGGCCCGTCGACGTGCTCGAGGCCGACGCCGTGGTGGTGGGCGGGCCCGTGAACCTCGGCTACCTGGCCGGCGCGATCAAGCACTTCTTCGACCAGATCTACTACCCGTGCCTCGACGAGACGGTCGGCCTCCCGTTCGCCGCCTACCTGCACGGCAACGACGACCTCACCGGCGGGCGGATCGCGCTGGAGCGGATCACGACCGGCCTGCGCTGGCGGTCGGTCCAGCCGCTGGTCGAGGTGACCGGCGCGCCGTCGAACGACGACCTCGCAGCGTGCTGGGAGCTCGGCGCCGCCACCGCCGCCGGGTTGCTCGGCTGA